One stretch of Corynebacterium callunae DSM 20147 DNA includes these proteins:
- a CDS encoding IS3 family transposase, translating into MRRTLNTHRAGGFITSRGYRQSKARGLSSRRLRDIALVEHIREIHAENYGVYGVRKMWHTLARQGIDIGREQTARLMRLAGVAGKPKGRAPITTRKPKGPDNRPDMVNRDFTAHRPNQLWVGRYYLCANPKRLCVHRFRHGCVFSPHCWLGLVRFDSH; encoded by the coding sequence GTGCGTAGGACGTTGAACACCCACCGTGCGGGCGGCTTTATCACCTCCCGCGGCTATCGCCAGTCCAAGGCTCGCGGGCTAAGCTCACGTCGTCTGCGCGATATTGCTTTGGTAGAACACATCCGCGAGATCCACGCTGAAAATTACGGTGTTTATGGAGTACGAAAGATGTGGCACACTCTTGCTCGCCAGGGGATTGATATTGGTCGTGAGCAAACCGCTCGTTTGATGCGACTGGCTGGCGTAGCAGGTAAGCCCAAAGGCCGAGCGCCGATAACGACCCGTAAACCCAAAGGCCCGGATAATCGTCCTGACATGGTCAATCGCGACTTTACCGCGCACAGGCCGAATCAGTTGTGGGTTGGGCGATATTACCTATGTGCGAACCCGAAAAGGCTTTGTGTACACCGCTTTCGTCATGGATGTGTTTTCTCGCCGCATTGTTGGCTGGGCCTTGTCCGATTCGATTCGCACTGA
- a CDS encoding integrase core domain-containing protein encodes MDVFSRRIVGWALSDSIRTEALPLQALNQAIVCAEETAGLIHHSDHGSQYVSIVYNERLAEHKIVASTGTVGDSYDNALAENVNGSYKNELIHNRTWDDVVDVEIATFEWVTWWNETRIHQGLGYRTPDEVESEFCQSNPGQEIIEIKANA; translated from the coding sequence ATGGATGTGTTTTCTCGCCGCATTGTTGGCTGGGCCTTGTCCGATTCGATTCGCACTGAGGCTTTGCCTTTGCAGGCACTGAATCAAGCGATTGTGTGCGCTGAGGAAACGGCTGGACTGATTCACCATTCAGACCACGGATCGCAATACGTCAGCATTGTCTATAACGAGCGTCTTGCTGAGCATAAAATCGTTGCATCCACAGGAACGGTGGGTGATTCCTATGACAATGCTCTAGCGGAAAACGTCAACGGCTCGTACAAAAACGAGCTTATCCATAACAGGACGTGGGATGACGTTGTCGACGTGGAAATAGCGACATTCGAATGGGTTACTTGGTGGAATGAGACCAGAATCCATCAAGGGTTGGGCTACCGCACGCCAGATGAAGTTGAATCAGAATTTTGCCAGAGCAACCCGGGCCAAGAAATAATAGAAATCAAGGCAAACGCCTAG
- a CDS encoding MFS transporter, with translation MNPTTYRGEDKALIGIVLSVLTFWLFAQSTLNIGPDMGTSLGMSTETMNIAVVAAALFCGTFIVAAGGIADVFGRVKVMTLGNILNIIGSLLIAAATSAFATEMVIVGRVLQGLAAAAIMSSSLALVKTYWLGAARQRAVSIWSIGSWGGTGFCALFAGLVVASPFGWRGIFVLGAFVSLVSIFMTRHIPESRPAQHVGMRLDWYGIGALALAVLSLELFITQGEALGWTNWMTWTLLAVSATFLVLFFQIEKFVAWPVLDFNLFKDRAFSGATLTNFLMSATGGVVAVVMWIQQSGWGVSSTVSGLTSIGFAVCVLLFIRVGEKTMQKVGARAVIVVAGILVAISVALMMITNVSEGAYIAISLLGFSLYGIGLGLFATPVTDTALGTLPKERTGAGAGVFKMSSSLGAAIGIAISTSVFLAIRDGNGLNSEVAMAGTISLGINLAFTLAATLTAAVLIPATVGRVAQRRRPAQDPASVPAAYESRPFAVFR, from the coding sequence ATGAATCCTACGACGTACCGGGGCGAAGATAAAGCTCTGATTGGCATCGTATTATCAGTTTTAACATTTTGGCTTTTTGCACAATCCACCCTCAATATCGGCCCAGATATGGGTACTTCCCTGGGGATGAGCACAGAGACCATGAATATCGCGGTTGTAGCCGCCGCACTATTTTGTGGCACTTTTATCGTGGCTGCCGGCGGTATCGCCGACGTTTTTGGTCGCGTTAAGGTTATGACCTTAGGAAATATTCTTAATATTATCGGCTCCCTCCTTATCGCCGCTGCTACGTCAGCCTTCGCCACTGAAATGGTGATCGTTGGTCGCGTGCTGCAAGGCCTGGCAGCAGCCGCTATTATGTCCTCTTCCCTCGCCCTGGTGAAAACCTACTGGTTGGGAGCAGCTCGCCAAAGAGCCGTCTCCATCTGGTCCATCGGTTCTTGGGGTGGCACCGGTTTCTGCGCCCTCTTCGCCGGCCTGGTTGTAGCAAGCCCCTTCGGCTGGCGTGGCATCTTTGTCCTCGGAGCTTTTGTCTCCTTAGTTTCCATCTTTATGACCCGCCACATTCCAGAATCTCGCCCTGCCCAGCACGTAGGCATGCGTTTGGACTGGTACGGCATCGGCGCACTTGCCCTTGCAGTGCTCTCCCTCGAACTCTTTATCACTCAAGGTGAAGCACTGGGCTGGACTAACTGGATGACCTGGACCTTGCTCGCAGTATCTGCTACCTTCCTGGTTCTCTTCTTCCAAATTGAGAAGTTTGTGGCTTGGCCAGTACTGGATTTTAATCTTTTCAAAGACCGCGCATTTAGTGGCGCCACCCTTACCAACTTCCTCATGAGCGCTACCGGCGGTGTTGTTGCCGTAGTCATGTGGATTCAGCAGTCCGGCTGGGGAGTTTCCTCCACCGTTTCTGGCCTCACCAGCATCGGCTTCGCAGTGTGTGTTTTGCTCTTCATCCGTGTTGGCGAAAAAACCATGCAAAAAGTTGGCGCCCGTGCCGTCATCGTTGTCGCAGGCATTTTGGTTGCAATCTCCGTAGCCCTCATGATGATCACCAACGTGTCCGAAGGTGCGTACATCGCAATCTCCCTACTTGGCTTCTCCCTCTACGGCATCGGCTTGGGGCTCTTTGCAACCCCAGTTACCGACACAGCTCTGGGCACCTTGCCAAAGGAACGCACCGGCGCTGGCGCTGGCGTATTCAAGATGTCCTCCTCCCTAGGGGCTGCTATCGGTATCGCCATCTCCACCTCGGTATTCCTAGCCATCCGCGATGGAAATGGACTTAACTCTGAGGTAGCAATGGCCGGCACCATCTCCCTCGGCATCAACCTTGCTTTCACTCTCGCAGCAACTCTTACCGCAGCTGTTTTGATCCCGGCAACTGTAGGCCGCGTTGCACAACGACGCCGCCCAGCACAGGATCCAGCTTCTGTACCTGCAGCTTATGAATCCAGGCCTTTTGCAGTCTTCCGCTAA
- a CDS encoding amidohydrolase family protein gives MRILNAQIRNNAELVDIQIEGEKINSITPSSLRSETDNRSDDYDAAGRIATPQFAEAHIHLDYANTEGVPRVNTSGTLFEAIGIWADRKAQGFHIKADIKAKALAAARRAAEHGVGFIRTHVDVTDPTFAGFEALAELRDEVRDWCEIQIVAFPQNGIYAYEGGDKLMIDAMTAGADVVGGIPHLEPTRDDGVASLKWLFDLAEKHSKPIDVHTDEIDDAQSRFVEVMAAEANKRSMGEQTVVSHSVAMAYYSPGYMARLLPKLAASNIRFAVCPNENLHLQGLGYNGPIPRGVAPVKQLTEWGIPVSFCQDSLNDPFYPMGDADPLRILDSGLHVSHMLTANHLDTPFDFITTNPAGNLGLADYKIAENTPANLLIIDAPDEKTAVQRKSAVLLSIHRGKTVISRQPAEVKWGL, from the coding sequence GTGCGCATCCTTAATGCCCAAATTAGAAATAATGCAGAGCTAGTAGATATCCAGATCGAGGGTGAAAAGATCAACTCCATCACCCCCTCTTCTTTAAGATCTGAAACCGATAACCGCTCCGACGATTATGACGCCGCCGGACGCATTGCCACCCCACAATTTGCCGAGGCACATATCCACCTGGACTATGCCAATACTGAAGGTGTTCCTCGCGTCAACACCTCCGGCACGCTTTTTGAGGCCATTGGAATCTGGGCAGATCGCAAGGCTCAAGGCTTCCACATCAAAGCAGATATCAAGGCAAAAGCCCTGGCAGCAGCACGCCGCGCAGCTGAACATGGGGTCGGCTTTATTCGCACCCACGTTGATGTCACCGATCCCACCTTCGCCGGTTTTGAAGCCCTTGCTGAACTACGCGACGAAGTCCGCGATTGGTGCGAAATTCAAATTGTCGCCTTCCCACAAAATGGCATTTATGCCTACGAAGGTGGCGATAAGCTCATGATCGACGCCATGACTGCGGGCGCCGATGTGGTTGGCGGAATCCCTCACCTAGAGCCCACTCGCGATGATGGCGTAGCTTCCCTCAAGTGGCTTTTTGATCTTGCGGAGAAGCATTCAAAGCCCATCGATGTCCATACCGATGAAATTGATGATGCCCAGTCCCGTTTTGTCGAGGTTATGGCCGCCGAAGCCAATAAGCGCTCCATGGGCGAGCAGACTGTGGTGTCCCACTCCGTAGCCATGGCCTATTACTCCCCCGGCTATATGGCCCGCCTGCTTCCTAAGCTTGCAGCATCCAATATCCGCTTTGCGGTGTGCCCCAACGAGAACCTACACCTCCAAGGCTTGGGTTACAACGGACCCATCCCTCGTGGCGTGGCGCCCGTAAAGCAGCTCACCGAATGGGGCATCCCGGTTAGTTTCTGCCAAGACTCCCTCAACGATCCTTTTTATCCCATGGGCGACGCAGATCCACTGCGCATTCTAGATTCCGGCCTTCATGTCTCCCATATGCTCACCGCAAATCACCTAGACACCCCCTTTGATTTCATCACCACAAATCCTGCCGGAAACCTGGGTCTAGCTGATTATAAAATCGCCGAGAATACCCCCGCAAATCTCCTCATTATTGACGCTCCTGACGAAAAGACCGCTGTGCAGCGTAAGTCAGCGGTCCTGCTCAGCATTCACCGAGGTAAAACAGTTATTTCCCGCCAGCCGGCGGAGGTTAAGTGGGGCCTTTAA